The Pseudomonas sp. MH9.2 genomic interval GCCGTACTGAAAACCTGAACAGCCGCCACCTGTCACAAATACGCGCAGTTTCAGGCGATCATTGCCCTCTTCATCGACCAGAGTCTTCACCTTGTGCGCTGCACCGTGAGTGAATACCAATGCCGTAGGGGTGAAGGTTTCGACGCTCATGCTGAATATCTCCCGGCGCTATATGCCGTCATAATGCGTAATGACTGGCATTATCCGCTTGACCTAGTAAATTGGTCAACTAATCAAGGCAGCATACCGGCATGGGAAAGGCCCAAACGCTCGTCCAGACCGAACAGAATATTCATATTCTGTACCGCTTGGCCTGATGCGCCCTTGACCAGATTGTCGATGACCGACAACACCACCACAAGATCGCCGCCTTGCGGACGATGCACGGCAATTCGACAAACGTTAGCGCCACGTACACTACGTGTTTCCGGATGGCTGCCAGCTGGCATCACATCGACGAACGGCTCATCGGCATAGCGTTTTTCGAAGAGCTCCTGCAAATCCACGGACTTATCCAGCACCGTGGCGTAGAGCGTCGAGTGAATGCCCCGAATCATCGGCGTCAGGTGTGGAACGAAGGTCAAGCCGACATCTCCGCCTGAGGCACGCCGCAGACCCTGCCTGATTTCAGGCAGGTGACGATGGCCTTTGACCGCGTACGCCTTAAAGCTTTCGCTGGTTTCAGAGTACAGCGAGCCGACACTGGCACCGCGCCCTGCACCACTGACGCCTGATTTACAGTCGGCGATCAACCGAGAGGTGTCAGCCAGGCCAGCTTCGAGCAACGGCAGAAAGCCCAGCTGTGTCGCGGTAGGGTAGCAACCGGGCACGGCAATCAGGCGCGCTTGCTTGATCTGCTCGCGATTGACCTCGGGCAGCCCGTAGACCGCCTCCTTAAGCAATTCAGGTGCGCCGTGCGGCTGACCGTACCATTTAGCCCACTCGTCTGCGTCCTGCAGGCGGAAGTCTGCCGACAAGTCGATGACCTTGGTCCCGGCGTTCAACAGTTCGCCTGCCAACGCATGAGCAACACCATGCGGGGTGGCAAAGAACACCACATCGCAGGCACCCAGTGCTGCGATGTCTGGCACGCTGAAAGCCAGGCCATCGTAATGGCCTCGCAGGTTAGGGTACATATCGGCCACGGCCAGCCCTGCTTCGGAGCGAGAAGTGATGACCACCACCTCGGCTTGCGGATGCTGTGCCAACAGACGCAGCAGCTCGACCCCGGTGTAACCCGTGCCGCCGACGATACCGACCTTGACCATAAATCTGCCCCTTCAACGAACCTAGTGGAAAACCATTGATAATATGGGCGTATGGCCTGAGGAACAACCGCGAACGTGACGTATGGCGGGTCATACCACTACTATTTGGCCACCGTGAACTTGGGAATAACCAAAAATGCTTTTTCTATGGCTCAAAGCCCTCCACATCGTCTCGATGGTCTGCTGGTTTGCAGGTCTGTTTTATCTGCCGAGACTGTTCGTTTATCACTCAATGAGCGAGGACGTCGCGAGCCGGGAACGTTTCTGCATCATGGAGCGCAAGTTGTACCGAGGCATCATGGGGCCCGCAATGATTGCCACACTGGCGTTCGGGATCTGGCTGATCAGCCTCAACCCCAGCGGTTATTTCAGCCAGGCCTGGATGCACGCCAAGCTGACGTTGGTGGTTCTGCTAATTGGCTATCACCATGTCTGCGGCGCGCAAGTCAAACGCTTCGCGCGTGGCGAGAAGGGTCGCAGCCACGTCTACTATCGCTGGTTCAATGAAATTCCTGTATTGATCTTGCTGGCTATCGTCATTTTGGTTGTGGTCAAACCGTTCTAATCAATAGCTGAATGCGTGGAGTAATGCTCATGTCACTGCCCGCCTTGCTTGAACAGTCCTTGCGTCTGCCCCTCGTGGCCGCACCGATGTTTCTGATCTCCAATCCGCAATTGGTTCTGGCGTGCTGCCGCAATGGAGTGGTCGGGAGTTTTCCGGCACTTAACCAGCGCGAGAGCAGTGGTTTCAAAGCCTGGCTAGAGGAAATCGAAGTCGGGCTGGCAGCGCTTGTGAATCCGGCGCCCTACGCAGTCAACCTGATAGTGCACAACAGCAACCCACGTTTGCAGGCT includes:
- the argC gene encoding N-acetyl-gamma-glutamyl-phosphate reductase gives rise to the protein MVKVGIVGGTGYTGVELLRLLAQHPQAEVVVITSRSEAGLAVADMYPNLRGHYDGLAFSVPDIAALGACDVVFFATPHGVAHALAGELLNAGTKVIDLSADFRLQDADEWAKWYGQPHGAPELLKEAVYGLPEVNREQIKQARLIAVPGCYPTATQLGFLPLLEAGLADTSRLIADCKSGVSGAGRGASVGSLYSETSESFKAYAVKGHRHLPEIRQGLRRASGGDVGLTFVPHLTPMIRGIHSTLYATVLDKSVDLQELFEKRYADEPFVDVMPAGSHPETRSVRGANVCRIAVHRPQGGDLVVVLSVIDNLVKGASGQAVQNMNILFGLDERLGLSHAGMLP
- the hemJ gene encoding protoporphyrinogen oxidase HemJ, translating into MLFLWLKALHIVSMVCWFAGLFYLPRLFVYHSMSEDVASRERFCIMERKLYRGIMGPAMIATLAFGIWLISLNPSGYFSQAWMHAKLTLVVLLIGYHHVCGAQVKRFARGEKGRSHVYYRWFNEIPVLILLAIVILVVVKPF